Proteins co-encoded in one Meiothermus sp. CFH 77666 genomic window:
- a CDS encoding alpha/beta hydrolase-fold protein, whose product MGVLAQSQVWQPHPTGPGHTVVGEVLVFKDLRSPQLGNKRDLLVYLPPSYRTSNQHYPVLYMHDGQNLFDEATSYVGEWQVDESMEKLAGEGIEAIVVGIPNMGVERLNEYSPFRDPKHGGGKGEKYLKFLTETIKPFIDDEFRTLPDRDHTGVMGSSMGGFISLCAYYYHPEVFGIAGVVSPAFWFADGAIYSFVEKARQVPGRLYMDVGFRELTLSHVSSRRYLEGVRRMHRILLQKGWQPGHDYLYVEDKEGVHNEGHWARRFPDMMRFLFGGVARD is encoded by the coding sequence ATGGGCGTTTTAGCTCAGTCCCAAGTATGGCAACCCCACCCTACCGGCCCCGGCCACACCGTAGTGGGGGAGGTTCTGGTATTCAAAGACCTGCGCAGCCCCCAGCTCGGCAACAAGCGCGATCTTCTTGTTTACCTGCCCCCCTCCTATCGCACAAGTAACCAGCACTACCCCGTGCTCTACATGCACGACGGCCAGAACCTCTTCGACGAAGCTACCAGCTACGTGGGCGAGTGGCAGGTAGACGAGAGCATGGAGAAGCTGGCCGGGGAGGGAATAGAGGCCATTGTGGTGGGCATCCCCAACATGGGGGTGGAGCGCCTCAACGAATACAGCCCCTTCCGCGACCCCAAGCATGGGGGCGGCAAGGGCGAGAAATACCTCAAGTTCCTCACCGAGACCATCAAACCCTTCATAGACGACGAGTTTCGTACCCTACCAGACCGCGACCACACCGGCGTGATGGGCTCTTCGATGGGTGGGTTCATCAGCTTGTGTGCGTACTACTATCACCCCGAGGTCTTTGGCATTGCGGGCGTGGTGAGCCCGGCGTTCTGGTTTGCCGACGGCGCTATTTACAGCTTTGTGGAAAAAGCCCGCCAGGTGCCAGGCCGGCTCTACATGGATGTGGGCTTCCGTGAGCTCACCCTGTCCCATGTGAGCAGCCGCCGCTATCTGGAAGGGGTGCGCCGTATGCACCGCATACTCCTGCAAAAAGGCTGGCAGCCCGGCCACGACTACCTGTATGTGGAAGACAAGGAGGGTGTCCACAACGAAGGCCACTGGGCGCGGCGTTTTCCCGACATGATGCGGTTTCTGTTTGGAGGGGTCGCTCGAGACTGA
- a CDS encoding DUF86 domain-containing protein → MQDILEASARIRRYTKGLGFEEFDQNELVLDACIRNFLVIGEAIKQIPDEIRNQQPQIPWRLIAGMRDILIHAYFSTDSRILWDAITNEPEPLEQAVRRVLEDVNAWG, encoded by the coding sequence TTGCAGGATATTCTCGAGGCTTCAGCACGTATTCGCCGCTATACAAAGGGGCTGGGGTTTGAAGAGTTTGACCAAAACGAACTCGTGCTGGATGCTTGTATTCGTAACTTTTTGGTAATCGGTGAAGCGATCAAACAAATCCCTGACGAAATTCGCAACCAACAGCCCCAGATTCCCTGGAGGCTCATCGCAGGAATGCGAGATATTCTGATTCATGCATACTTCTCGACTGATAGCCGAATACTTTGGGATGCAATCACAAACGAACCTGAGCCGTTGGAGCAAGCGGTCAGAAGGGTACTCGAGGATGTAAATGCCTGGGGGTAG
- a CDS encoding nucleotidyltransferase domain-containing protein — MVELRAFGVKQLYVFGSVAREDAHPDSDVDFVVELERYTLRDYVGLKLALEEWLGAAVDLTTFQSLKPEVRQSLEGALRRVA, encoded by the coding sequence ATGGTTGAGCTTCGTGCTTTTGGCGTGAAGCAACTCTACGTTTTTGGTTCGGTGGCAAGGGAGGATGCTCACCCGGACAGCGATGTGGATTTTGTGGTTGAGCTAGAGCGCTATACCCTGCGCGACTATGTAGGACTCAAGCTGGCGCTCGAGGAGTGGCTGGGGGCAGCAGTCGACCTAACAACCTTCCAGAGCCTCAAGCCCGAGGTGCGCCAGAGCCTCGAGGGAGCTCTGAGACGTGTCGCGTAG